The genomic segment TTTAACAGTTACTGAATTTCTAGGCCAGGTTCAGGTAACTGAAGGGCCTTTATAATTAGCTTATATTGTCTAGATCCAAGGTATGCTGCAAACATAGTCTGGAGCAAAATGGGAAATAACATCTTTCTAAAGACAGGCTTAGAAATTCTAGTCCAGTAAGTTAAGATGTTTCCTTTCTCTGGTAGCGGGGCTGACTCATATCTGGCTGCTAGGCCACCATTCACAGGTATAGCCAAGATAACAGGGTGCAGACCACCAGAAACGAGACCAACCAATCCACCCCGTGTTATGGTACAGGTTTCACAATTCAAATCACCTGTATTCAAAGGTAAACTTACAAAACCTTTGTAAGATATGTGTGCGGTCAAAAATGGGATCACTGCCATTGGTAAGCCAGCGGCTACACGAGCCTGTGTCACATTTAGGATGCGTCAAAAAAGACTATTTACTATTAGACCACAGAGACCAGCATTAAGTCCAACATATGTTGATCCACGTTCAAACAGATTCCTTTCTGCTTCTGGGAGTTGGTTAATTTTTCTGGTTATGATATTGAAAATTAAGTCTTCCTTGACAGTATCATTTGGTTCATGATTTTCCATCTTgagccttaaaatatttttcaataatagaTACCTTTTTTTCCGGGATGCCAGTAACTTATGCTCTCCTCACAGCAATTGGTGCCTCTACCCGGCCTCAGCGACCACGACGGGGCTCACTCCAACCTTTGCTCACCTACCCTGAGCGCAGCCATCTTTGGCtcacgttgtttttttttttaagagacagagagagagcatggggggtgaggggtagagggagacggagagagagaatctcaagcagactccccactcagcatggagcctgactcagagctcaatctaaccaccctgagatcatgacctgagctgaaaccaacagtcggatgctcaactgactgagccacccaagcgtcccagGACTTAGAGAAAATTTTACCTACTGGTTTTATCATTGGTTTCTTATAATAGGATATAACTCAAGATAGCCATATGCACGAGTTGTATAGGACAAGTTGTGTGGGAAggggtgcagagcttccatgctTCACTCTTTCAATACCACCACATGTTCATCAACCAGAGGCTCTCTGGGTCCCTGGCCTTTTGGGTTTTTAGGTAGGTCTCATTACTTAGGCTTGGCCATGGGTGAATGAACTCCATCTCCAGCCCTCTGCCCACCAGGGAGCTTAGTGGGGAGACTGAAAATTCCAGTCTTCCAAACACAGGGCTGgcacccctggcaaccagcccccatgcTTAGGTACTTtccaaaagtcatctcattaacataacaaaagacacctttgtggttctcatcacaggaaattccaaggtttTAGGAGTTTCGTGCCAGGAATGAGAACAAAGACCAAATAGATACTTCTTATTTTAAGTCATGATATCAAGATAGTGTATCCAataaatgaatcatggaatgatGTAAAATGCAATGTAACAGTTCAATGGATATAAAGGTATAAAAACTGTGAAATGTGGTTCTTGACCCTGAAGAATTTATAATCTACTTGAGGAGGATTTGTGGACACCCATGTACACACACAAGATAGACTCtagatgataaataaatgttGTAGTGAGAAGTGTAGAGAACTATGAAATAATCCCAGAGGGCTAAAATGACCAGGGACTAGAGATGGGGCTTTTAGGATGAAATATTCATGTAattgaagagggagaagaaaatcctatggggggaaaaatcataaaatgagttCTTACTCCTCTCACAGAGGAATAATATAGCAGTATTAGCaaagtaaagaaagaaggaaaagattttaatgaAAGGTCAGAGAAGTGACCTAACATCTTCAATTGAACctatgttatttataatttttttctatccaCATACtagctcagtgtttctcactaacTAAATTAACAAGCTATTTGATTAAATCAAAAGGTCAGGGGGTACTCTGAATATCTATAGGTGTATAataaatcaccccaaaacttagtggtgtAAAAcagcaatatatatttataatctctGATGGTTTCTGTGGGCCAGGAATTTGGGAAGGGCTTGATtgggtggttctggctctggGTCTCTTATGTGATTGCAGGCAGATGTTAGCTAGGGCTGGAAGAGCAGGACAGAGGGAGGTTACAGAAGCTAGAGGGTGGCCAGGCTCCTCTTCTGGATTCTCAGAGCCGTTCCATGTGGTCTGCCCACACAGGTGAGTTTGGGCTGCCTCACACCATGGTAGCCCCGGGACAGCCAGACTCTAACATGGCTGCCGGAAGAGGAGAATTCTAACAAATCCAAAGCATCATTGCCCATCCTCTACAGTCCAGCCCGGCAGGTCACAGAGCATCACTGCCACCATATAATCACACTGCATCCAGTTTCAAGAGGAGGGAGCATAGACTCCATCTATTCAGATCAAAGTTCAGTTGCGAGAAATGGTTATGGAATAGAAGATATTGTTTTGCCCATTTTAGAAACTATAATCTACTATGATAGATCATTTGAGGCATTTTGTTTGATTAAGCACTGTCCTCCAGGAGCAAGAAATTAGTAGAAAAACCTCAAACATGTGATACTTGTGTTAGTTGGCTGAAATGTATAGATAATATGCATTCAAAAGAGTAGATAGCACTCATTTAGATGCTGAtctaatcatatatatatatatatatatatatatatatactagtgACTCAAATAACCCATCTCCCATCCCTAATTCATGGCTACTGgtccataaaaataataaaacctttggAGATTGGCCCTATtgataatagaaatgaaaagtcaTCTTTAATACACCTCACAGGGTTTTAACATTTCGTTTTCTTATTCATCCTTCATTTGAATCAAAGCCCAACCTGGTAGTGTTTTACAGCAATTTCCTTTAGGCTGGATGGATGTTTTTTGCTAATGAGACTGAGCAATCAAAACCATAATCTGCATTCCTGAGACTTGGCCTCAGGCATTTTAAAACATAGCTAAGGGTTAAACAGACTTCTGAAACAAAATagtctttttgttattgttgttgttattgttattattttaaaca from the Halichoerus grypus chromosome 7, mHalGry1.hap1.1, whole genome shotgun sequence genome contains:
- the LOC118538304 gene encoding transmembrane protein 126A, with the translated sequence MAVIPFLTAHISYKGFVSLPLNTGDLNCETCTITRGGLVGLVSGGLHPVILAIPVNGGLAARYESAPLPEKGNILTYWTRISKPVFRKMLFPILLQTMFAAYLGSRQYKLIIKALQLPEPGLEIQ